A single genomic interval of uncultured Desulfobacter sp. harbors:
- the trmD gene encoding tRNA (guanosine(37)-N1)-methyltransferase TrmD, translated as MKFTVLTLFPEFLEAFFANGMMARALNRKIISAESINIRDFASDRHNSVDDRPYGGGSGMVMMPGPLEKAINSAIQRSSAPWVVCLSPQGKPFTQARACELAATPQDLILICGRYEGIDERVYARQVDEEICVGDFVMTGGEIAAMAVIDAVARMIPGVLGSNESSQCESFMDNRLEYAQYTRPEEYEDMAVPGVLLSGNHEKIRQWRRRSALERTFIKRPDLFETRRPDNEEKEILGQWCRELEALIHK; from the coding sequence ATGAAGTTTACCGTACTGACATTGTTTCCGGAATTTCTGGAGGCCTTTTTTGCCAACGGCATGATGGCTCGGGCTTTAAACCGGAAGATTATCAGCGCTGAGAGTATCAATATCCGGGATTTTGCTTCGGATCGGCATAACAGCGTGGATGACCGACCCTATGGCGGAGGAAGCGGTATGGTAATGATGCCGGGGCCTTTGGAAAAAGCCATTAATTCTGCCATACAGAGGTCGAGCGCTCCCTGGGTTGTGTGTTTAAGCCCCCAGGGCAAACCCTTCACCCAGGCCAGGGCCTGCGAACTTGCCGCAACCCCACAGGATCTGATTCTAATCTGCGGCCGGTACGAGGGGATTGACGAGCGGGTCTACGCCCGCCAGGTGGATGAAGAGATCTGCGTGGGGGATTTTGTGATGACCGGCGGAGAAATTGCTGCCATGGCAGTAATCGACGCCGTTGCCAGAATGATTCCCGGGGTGTTGGGAAGCAATGAATCATCCCAGTGTGAATCGTTTATGGACAACCGGCTGGAATATGCCCAGTACACCCGGCCCGAGGAATATGAGGACATGGCCGTACCGGGGGTGCTCTTATCCGGTAACCATGAAAAAATCCGCCAATGGCGCAGGCGTTCTGCCCTGGAACGAACCTTTATCAAGCGCCCGGACCTGTTTGAAACCCGGAGGCCGGATAATGAAGAAAAAGAAATTTTGGGGCAGTGGTGCCGAGAACTTGAGGCCTTGATTCATAAATGA
- the rimM gene encoding ribosome maturation factor RimM (Essential for efficient processing of 16S rRNA) gives MEFSDTWLTIGKVTGVHGLGGNLKVWSWAQSPDTFTQGLTVILKNEDESLDSGREYVITRIGRYKKGVLLTLEGVSTREASEALVGKLVLVDKNNLPDLDEDTWYWQDLIGLRVVDACEGELGKVEQLFPTGADDILVVTDKTPQGKQEVLIPMNAVFIKDVNLDNGVITTELPEGFITD, from the coding sequence ATGGAATTTTCGGACACCTGGCTGACTATCGGCAAGGTCACGGGCGTTCACGGCCTTGGGGGAAACCTCAAAGTGTGGTCTTGGGCCCAGTCGCCCGACACCTTCACCCAAGGACTTACCGTGATACTCAAAAATGAGGACGAGTCCCTGGATTCCGGCCGGGAATATGTAATAACCCGGATCGGCAGGTATAAAAAAGGGGTACTTTTAACTCTTGAAGGGGTCAGTACCCGGGAAGCTTCGGAAGCCCTTGTGGGAAAACTTGTCCTGGTTGATAAAAACAATCTGCCTGATCTGGATGAAGATACCTGGTACTGGCAGGATTTGATCGGATTGAGGGTTGTGGATGCCTGTGAAGGGGAACTTGGAAAAGTAGAGCAGCTTTTTCCCACAGGCGCAGATGATATCCTGGTTGTTACGGATAAAACGCCCCAGGGCAAACAGGAAGTGCTGATCCCTATGAATGCAGTGTTTATCAAGGATGTAAACCTTGACAACGGTGTGATTACAACCGAGTTGCCCGAAGGGTTTATCACGGACTGA
- a CDS encoding KH domain-containing protein — MKELIEYLAKALVDNPDEVQVSEVTGDQTSVLELKVAKEDLGKVIGKQGRSARAMRTILSAAATKMKKRTVLEIIE, encoded by the coding sequence ATGAAAGAGCTTATTGAGTATTTAGCAAAGGCATTGGTAGACAATCCCGATGAGGTTCAGGTATCTGAAGTGACAGGTGACCAGACTTCCGTGCTTGAACTCAAGGTGGCAAAGGAAGACCTGGGGAAGGTTATCGGTAAACAAGGCAGATCCGCCAGGGCCATGAGAACAATCCTGAGTGCTGCGGCCACAAAAATGAAAAAACGCACAGTACTGGAAATCATCGAGTAG
- the rpsP gene encoding 30S ribosomal protein S16 — protein MAVKLRLTRKGTKKKPFYRIVAADIEAPRDGKFLEAVGTYDPMQDPAVITLKQDRVQYWLEQGAKPSTTVKSILKKQSAESVSA, from the coding sequence ATGGCAGTAAAACTTAGACTTACCCGTAAAGGCACCAAAAAGAAACCTTTTTACAGAATCGTTGCCGCTGACATTGAGGCACCCAGAGACGGTAAATTCCTTGAAGCCGTCGGCACTTATGACCCCATGCAGGATCCTGCTGTTATCACCCTGAAGCAAGACCGGGTGCAGTACTGGCTGGAACAGGGTGCAAAACCCTCCACAACGGTAAAAAGTATTCTTAAAAAACAGAGCGCTGAAAGCGTTTCTGCTTAA
- the ffh gene encoding signal recognition particle protein has protein sequence MFDNLSDRLDSVFKKLKGHGTLTENNIEDGLKQVRLALLEADVNYKVAKNVISDIKARALGQEVMQSLTPGQQVIKIVNEEFTKMMGSTHQELNFATTGATSIMLVGLQGSGKTTTAGKLAHFLRKNGRKPYLVPVDVYRPAAIDQLTKLGKQMDVPVFASTTDMKPLKICQDAKLAARDLGCDTLLIDTAGRLHLDDALMIELEEIKKGINPAETLLVADAMTGQDAVNIAGEFDKRLDISGFVLTKMDGDARGGAALSIKAVTGKPLKFIGVGEKSTALEPFHPDRMASRILGMGDTLSFIEKAVEAVDQKEAQALEKKFRKNQFTLDDFKNQMQQVRKMGSIKDLLGMLPGVNKKMLKDLNINDKEFIKIEAIINSMTPEERAKHAIIKASRKKRIALGSGTSIQDVNKLLKSYTQSMKMMKKFNKGGMKNLRGMLPF, from the coding sequence ATGTTTGACAATTTAAGCGACCGGCTGGATTCTGTTTTCAAAAAACTGAAAGGACATGGAACCCTTACCGAAAATAACATCGAAGACGGCTTAAAACAGGTTAGACTGGCACTTCTGGAAGCTGATGTCAATTATAAGGTTGCAAAAAATGTCATTTCAGATATAAAGGCCCGAGCCCTCGGTCAGGAGGTCATGCAAAGTCTGACCCCGGGTCAGCAGGTCATCAAGATTGTAAATGAAGAATTTACAAAAATGATGGGCTCCACCCACCAGGAACTGAACTTTGCCACCACCGGGGCAACGTCCATCATGCTGGTGGGACTGCAAGGTTCCGGCAAGACGACCACAGCGGGCAAGCTGGCACATTTTCTGCGCAAAAACGGCAGAAAGCCCTATCTTGTGCCTGTGGATGTGTATCGCCCGGCCGCCATAGACCAGCTGACCAAACTGGGAAAACAGATGGATGTGCCGGTATTTGCATCCACAACCGACATGAAGCCGCTCAAGATTTGCCAGGATGCAAAGCTTGCCGCAAGGGACCTTGGCTGCGATACCCTGCTCATTGACACCGCAGGGCGACTGCACCTGGATGACGCGCTCATGATCGAGCTTGAAGAAATTAAAAAGGGCATTAATCCGGCAGAAACGCTCCTGGTGGCAGATGCCATGACCGGCCAGGATGCGGTGAACATTGCCGGTGAGTTTGACAAACGGCTGGATATTTCAGGCTTTGTGCTGACCAAAATGGATGGTGATGCCAGAGGCGGTGCGGCGCTGTCCATCAAAGCCGTGACAGGCAAACCGTTAAAGTTCATCGGTGTGGGTGAAAAAAGCACGGCACTTGAGCCCTTTCATCCGGACCGCATGGCTTCCAGGATTCTGGGCATGGGAGACACCCTGTCTTTTATTGAAAAGGCAGTGGAGGCGGTTGACCAGAAAGAGGCCCAGGCCCTTGAAAAGAAATTTAGAAAAAATCAATTTACCCTGGATGATTTTAAGAACCAGATGCAGCAGGTTCGTAAGATGGGGTCCATAAAGGATCTTTTAGGCATGCTGCCCGGGGTGAATAAAAAGATGCTCAAAGATTTGAACATCAATGATAAGGAATTTATAAAAATAGAGGCAATTATCAACTCCATGACCCCCGAGGAACGGGCTAAGCACGCAATTATAAAAGCGTCCCGCAAAAAAAGGATTGCCCTTGGCTCGGGGACATCGATTCAGGATGTGAATAAATTGCTTAAAAGTTATACCCAGTCCATGAAAATGATGAAAAAATTTAATAAAGGCGGCATGAAAAACCTTCGTGGCATGCTTCCATTTTAA
- the rlmN gene encoding 23S rRNA (adenine(2503)-C(2))-methyltransferase RlmN produces the protein MKDILDFTRQDLGDWFENKGIRRFRADQVFKWLYLKLAGGFEEMTDLGKPLREELAGHFCLGTLELENMETSVDSTKKFLHRLADGEYVESVLIPEKDHYTLCVSTQAGCAMNCKFCLTAKTGFKRNLTMGEIVGQIREARRFVAQQGMEPLFLSNIVFMGMGEPLANYDNLLRSLGVVFDTDFGMKFSRRKVTVSTSGIAPKIIQLGLDTEVNLAVSLNATDNELRSSLMPVNRTWPIEKLLAACKEFNMKPRNKITFEYILMSGVNDSDAHAHALVRLLSPIRAKVNLIPFNEHAQAPFKRPSQDRINAFLTILLDRNMTAIVRKSKGDDISAACGQLKAAQFN, from the coding sequence ATGAAAGATATACTGGATTTTACTCGGCAGGATCTGGGTGATTGGTTCGAAAATAAAGGCATACGGCGTTTCAGGGCAGACCAGGTGTTCAAGTGGCTTTACCTGAAGCTTGCAGGCGGTTTTGAAGAGATGACTGATCTGGGTAAGCCGTTGCGGGAAGAGTTGGCCGGACATTTTTGCCTGGGAACCCTGGAATTGGAAAATATGGAAACTTCTGTTGATTCAACAAAGAAGTTTTTACACCGGTTGGCAGACGGGGAGTATGTGGAAAGTGTGCTCATACCCGAAAAAGACCATTATACCCTTTGTGTGTCCACCCAGGCCGGATGTGCCATGAACTGCAAGTTCTGCCTGACCGCCAAGACCGGGTTTAAAAGAAACCTGACCATGGGAGAGATTGTGGGTCAGATTCGGGAGGCCCGCAGGTTTGTGGCTCAACAGGGCATGGAGCCCCTGTTTTTGTCCAATATTGTGTTCATGGGTATGGGTGAGCCTTTGGCCAATTATGATAACCTGTTGCGCAGCCTTGGTGTGGTTTTTGACACGGATTTCGGGATGAAGTTTTCCCGTCGAAAGGTAACGGTTTCCACTTCCGGCATTGCGCCTAAAATCATTCAGCTGGGCCTTGATACCGAAGTTAACCTTGCTGTGTCGCTTAATGCCACGGACAATGAACTGCGTTCCAGTCTTATGCCGGTTAACCGTACCTGGCCCATTGAGAAATTGCTTGCGGCCTGTAAAGAATTTAACATGAAACCCAGGAATAAAATTACCTTTGAGTATATTTTGATGAGCGGGGTCAATGACAGTGATGCTCATGCCCATGCCCTGGTCCGCCTGCTGTCCCCCATTCGCGCAAAAGTTAATCTTATTCCATTTAACGAGCATGCCCAAGCACCTTTTAAAAGACCTTCACAGGATCGGATCAACGCTTTTTTAACCATACTTTTAGACCGGAACATGACCGCTATTGTCAGGAAAAGCAAGGGGGATGATATATCTGCGGCCTGTGGGCAGCTCAAAGCAGCTCAGTTTAATTAG
- a CDS encoding asparagine synthase-related protein has product MNPIKNTIQVKALGLCSGGLDSILAALLLKDQGIDVTWISFETPFFDAKAAKKASKQTGIPLIVKDITDAFMEMIKAPKAGFGKNMNPCMDCHTLMFAEAGAMMAEIGADFLFSGEVVGQRPKSQTKNSLRYVEKNCGFEGLILRPLSAGLLPETIAEQKGLVDRSRLLSISGRSRKPQTALAKKYGITEYPSPAGGCLLTQKGYSQRLKDLLYVQKTEDKTQLHLLKYGRHFRLDSKSKLVVGRNKADNKQIMNFYDPKTHIRLRCKHLPGPDALIFGQTDETALRLAATITSGYTKAPAGALTIISIFEKQETREIEVVTPESGAFHDLLIQTP; this is encoded by the coding sequence ATGAACCCTATTAAAAACACAATACAAGTCAAGGCCTTAGGCCTCTGCTCGGGCGGGCTTGACAGCATACTGGCAGCCCTTTTACTCAAGGATCAGGGCATTGATGTGACCTGGATCAGTTTTGAAACGCCCTTTTTCGATGCCAAGGCCGCAAAAAAAGCATCGAAACAGACCGGAATCCCCTTGATTGTAAAAGATATCACAGATGCCTTCATGGAAATGATAAAAGCACCCAAAGCAGGTTTCGGCAAAAACATGAATCCCTGCATGGACTGCCATACACTGATGTTTGCCGAAGCAGGTGCCATGATGGCGGAGATAGGGGCTGACTTTTTGTTTTCAGGTGAGGTGGTGGGACAGCGGCCAAAATCTCAAACAAAAAATTCCCTGCGCTATGTAGAAAAAAATTGTGGATTTGAGGGTCTTATTCTTCGTCCTTTAAGCGCAGGCCTGCTGCCCGAGACCATTGCCGAGCAAAAGGGGCTCGTCGACAGAAGTCGCCTTCTATCCATCAGCGGCCGGAGCAGAAAACCCCAGACCGCACTGGCAAAAAAGTACGGTATCACGGAATACCCATCTCCTGCCGGCGGATGCCTGCTCACGCAGAAGGGGTATTCCCAGCGGTTAAAGGATCTTCTATATGTCCAGAAAACAGAGGATAAAACCCAGCTGCATCTGCTCAAATACGGCCGTCATTTCCGCCTGGATAGCAAATCCAAACTTGTGGTGGGAAGAAATAAGGCAGACAACAAACAGATCATGAATTTTTATGATCCCAAAACCCACATCCGGCTTCGCTGTAAACACCTGCCCGGTCCGGACGCCCTGATTTTCGGACAGACCGACGAAACCGCCCTGCGCCTGGCAGCCACGATCACATCCGGGTATACCAAAGCACCTGCCGGTGCGTTAACTATCATCAGCATCTTTGAAAAACAGGAAACAAGAGAAATAGAGGTTGTCACGCCGGAATCAGGCGCATTCCATGATCTGTTGATACAAACGCCTTGA
- the nth gene encoding endonuclease III: MEQVSKFVLVIIERLKAHYPVVNTQLDHTSAFELLIATILSAQCTDNQVNKVTKVLFTRYPDPDSLAGASLDDIKKIIFSTGFYNNKAKNIKACATKIQKEFNGKVPRNIKALTSLPGVGRKTANVVRSVCFNIQTIVVDTHVLRVSRRLGLTDATDPVKVEFELMDVLPKCVWNDIGLQFIYFGRRICHARKPACNHCFLNDLCPSALTDLSGA, translated from the coding sequence ATGGAACAGGTATCCAAATTTGTGTTGGTTATTATTGAAAGGTTAAAGGCGCATTATCCGGTTGTCAATACACAGCTTGATCATACGTCTGCTTTTGAGCTGCTCATTGCAACCATTTTATCTGCCCAGTGCACGGATAATCAAGTCAACAAGGTGACAAAAGTATTGTTTACCCGCTACCCTGATCCGGACTCCCTTGCCGGGGCAAGCCTTGATGATATCAAAAAAATAATTTTTTCCACCGGCTTTTACAATAACAAGGCAAAGAATATCAAGGCCTGTGCAACTAAAATTCAAAAAGAATTCAATGGGAAGGTCCCCCGGAATATCAAGGCATTGACCAGTCTGCCCGGTGTGGGAAGAAAAACCGCTAATGTGGTCCGGTCCGTATGTTTCAATATCCAGACCATTGTGGTGGATACCCATGTGCTACGGGTGTCAAGGCGTCTGGGGTTAACCGATGCGACAGATCCGGTCAAGGTGGAGTTTGAATTGATGGATGTTTTACCCAAATGTGTGTGGAACGATATCGGGCTGCAGTTTATTTATTTTGGCCGCCGGATCTGCCATGCAAGAAAGCCCGCGTGCAACCATTGTTTTTTAAATGACCTGTGCCCGTCTGCTTTGACAGATTTGTCTGGTGCATGA
- a CDS encoding cysteine hydrolase, translating into MDNYKKTPGGPHGQPLSFWSAWNLADRPRRIALLLDDCQEEYRPYAGGILPNLIKLVDTFRGAKSASDGVCIMWSAWTRTFDDGISNAMDRWYGPKGLRPEDPENAVYIFTGEPGMMPLSEIAPTEQEVSDGWFYHGKHLDMFWNFDEKGNSYLDEKLKAAGIDTIVIAGLWTDECILSTAYAGSSRGYDVVIAGDAVATATQNQEIALKVAGGTVANVQSTEDLVSYMKNDFVTGEPGAVKGTRHPDGRKD; encoded by the coding sequence ATGGATAACTACAAAAAAACGCCGGGTGGCCCACATGGACAGCCCCTGAGCTTCTGGAGCGCCTGGAACCTGGCGGACCGGCCTCGCAGGATCGCCCTGCTTCTTGATGACTGCCAGGAAGAGTATCGGCCCTATGCAGGTGGAATTCTCCCGAATCTGATCAAACTTGTGGATACATTTCGTGGGGCTAAATCAGCAAGCGACGGTGTGTGCATTATGTGGAGTGCCTGGACCCGTACCTTTGACGACGGCATCAGCAATGCCATGGATCGATGGTATGGTCCCAAGGGCCTGCGCCCTGAAGATCCGGAGAATGCTGTGTACATTTTCACAGGTGAACCGGGAATGATGCCGTTGTCTGAAATTGCCCCAACGGAACAGGAAGTGTCCGACGGCTGGTTTTATCATGGAAAGCATCTGGATATGTTTTGGAACTTTGATGAAAAAGGCAATTCCTATCTGGATGAAAAATTAAAGGCCGCCGGCATTGATACTATTGTGATTGCAGGCCTCTGGACGGATGAATGCATTCTTAGTACGGCTTATGCAGGTAGTTCGCGCGGTTACGATGTCGTAATTGCAGGTGACGCGGTGGCTACAGCAACACAAAATCAGGAAATCGCTCTAAAGGTAGCCGGCGGGACTGTCGCTAATGTACAATCCACCGAAGACCTTGTAAGCTACATGAAAAACGATTTTGTCACAGGAGAGCCGGGTGCCGTCAAGGGCACACGTCACCCCGACGGGCGAAAGGACTGA
- the cfa gene encoding cyclopropane fatty acyl phospholipid synthase, with translation MKGEKAKQVIKSILTPLDIRINGNRPWDIQINNPKFYQRVMSGGSLALGESYMDGWWDCNALDEFFKRLLEYRIDKKSKSLKPALLWEMFKARVMNVQRGARAFIVGRRHYDTGNTLFKLMLDKGLNYSCGYWHNACNLDEAQNGKLDLICRKIGLEQGMTVLDIGCGWGGFAKYAAETYGVKVKGITVSKEQAGYAGEQCKALDVNIELTDYHDLNEQFDRIVSIGMFEHVGWKNYKTFMNVVHRCLKDDGIFLLHTIAGNTPAKRTDPWIGAYIFPNSMLPSASQIFRAAEGKFILEDLHSLGRYYDRTLMAWYDNFTQNWDRLKDQYDMRFFRMWSYYLLSCAASFRSRRNQLWQIVFSKQGISQVFRSEGELFI, from the coding sequence GTGAAAGGAGAAAAAGCAAAACAGGTTATAAAAAGTATTCTAACCCCGTTGGATATCCGTATCAATGGAAATCGCCCATGGGATATTCAAATCAATAATCCCAAGTTTTACCAACGGGTGATGTCCGGCGGTTCATTGGCCTTGGGGGAAAGCTACATGGACGGCTGGTGGGATTGTAACGCCCTGGACGAATTTTTCAAACGACTCTTGGAATACCGGATAGATAAAAAAAGCAAATCCCTGAAACCGGCACTTCTCTGGGAAATGTTTAAAGCCAGGGTTATGAACGTTCAAAGGGGAGCCCGGGCGTTTATTGTCGGCCGACGGCATTATGATACCGGCAATACGCTTTTTAAACTTATGCTGGACAAGGGCCTGAATTATTCGTGCGGATACTGGCATAATGCCTGCAATCTAGACGAGGCCCAGAACGGGAAATTGGACCTTATCTGTCGTAAAATCGGGTTGGAACAGGGTATGACGGTGCTGGATATCGGATGTGGGTGGGGCGGATTTGCGAAATATGCTGCTGAAACCTATGGAGTTAAGGTCAAGGGAATTACCGTTTCAAAGGAACAAGCCGGGTATGCCGGGGAACAGTGCAAAGCGCTTGATGTAAACATCGAACTGACAGATTACCATGATTTAAATGAACAATTCGACCGGATTGTTTCCATCGGTATGTTCGAACATGTGGGATGGAAAAATTACAAAACCTTTATGAACGTTGTCCATCGGTGCCTTAAAGATGACGGGATTTTCCTGCTGCATACCATTGCCGGAAATACCCCAGCCAAGCGTACGGATCCATGGATCGGCGCGTATATTTTCCCTAATTCCATGCTGCCGTCCGCCAGCCAGATTTTTCGGGCAGCAGAAGGAAAGTTTATATTGGAAGATCTGCACAGCCTGGGACGGTACTATGACCGGACCCTTATGGCCTGGTATGACAATTTCACCCAAAACTGGGACCGGCTCAAAGACCAGTATGATATGCGGTTTTTCCGTATGTGGAGCTATTATCTGTTGTCCTGTGCCGCCAGTTTCAGATCCAGGAGAAACCAGCTGTGGCAGATTGTGTTTTCCAAACAGGGAATTAGTCAGGTTTTTCGCAGTGAGGGGGAGCTTTTTATCTAA
- a CDS encoding AMP-binding protein — protein sequence MSEQINKTADMEDNDKAQLQLERLQATLNRACKNVPFHRNRIQEAGLSDITELKDIENLPFMDRTHLATHYPYGLFAVPLRDIVRIHTAPGSGTSPSISGYTKTDLMIWRKMVAGAYAEANVTDRDIILVHLPPGLANWARDYKNGGEAVGAGVIPNAPLSVGKTLMVLRDYKVTTLVTTPVFAQHLTAHMFERECHPNELNLKQIILVGAPDDGHTVSEIRDSLHVDVWLNYGLSEIPGPAIAHECRYHDGLHINDDHIFPEIIDPATGRPVPAGEKGELVLTTLSARAFPLIRFRTGDMAKILPQACPCGAASTRIQWLAEQADNYMLISGIRVSQAQVKESLKTALKLPSIGCTMERSCRSGTDILLISLTMDDHLFSDEIRNLQQLISYAEEILTEQNGIKVKIRLTQQRV from the coding sequence ATGTCCGAACAGATAAATAAGACCGCAGATATGGAAGATAACGATAAGGCCCAACTACAGCTTGAGCGGTTGCAGGCCACATTGAACCGGGCCTGCAAAAATGTCCCTTTCCACCGCAACCGCATCCAGGAAGCCGGTCTTTCAGACATTACCGAACTCAAAGACATTGAAAATCTGCCCTTTATGGACAGAACCCACCTGGCCACCCACTACCCCTACGGACTTTTTGCCGTTCCTTTGCGGGATATTGTGCGCATCCACACAGCGCCGGGATCCGGTACCAGCCCCTCCATCAGCGGGTATACAAAGACGGATCTGATGATCTGGAGAAAAATGGTTGCCGGGGCCTATGCCGAAGCCAATGTGACGGACAGGGATATTATCCTGGTCCATTTGCCACCAGGCCTTGCCAACTGGGCCAGGGACTACAAAAACGGCGGCGAGGCCGTGGGCGCCGGCGTGATTCCCAATGCCCCCCTGTCCGTGGGCAAAACCTTGATGGTGCTCCGAGACTACAAGGTAACAACCCTTGTAACCACCCCGGTCTTTGCCCAACATCTGACAGCCCACATGTTTGAGCGTGAGTGCCATCCCAACGAACTGAATCTCAAACAGATCATCCTTGTCGGGGCACCGGATGACGGGCACACGGTTTCCGAAATAAGAGATAGTCTCCATGTGGATGTCTGGCTTAATTACGGCTTAAGCGAGATCCCGGGACCTGCCATTGCCCATGAATGCCGGTATCATGACGGGCTGCATATTAATGATGACCATATTTTCCCCGAAATTATTGATCCTGCCACAGGCCGGCCTGTTCCGGCAGGGGAAAAAGGGGAGCTGGTCCTGACCACGCTTTCAGCACGGGCATTCCCGCTGATCCGCTTTCGCACCGGGGACATGGCAAAAATCCTGCCCCAGGCATGCCCCTGTGGCGCAGCCTCTACCCGGATACAGTGGCTGGCTGAACAGGCTGACAATTACATGCTCATCTCAGGCATCCGCGTATCCCAGGCCCAGGTCAAGGAAAGCCTTAAAACCGCATTAAAGCTGCCGTCCATCGGCTGTACCATGGAAAGATCCTGCCGGTCCGGTACAGATATACTGTTGATATCACTGACCATGGACGACCACCTGTTTTCAGATGAAATCAGAAATCTGCAGCAACTGATATCATACGCTGAAGAAATCCTGACTGAACAAAACGGCATCAAGGTGAAAATCCGCCTGACGCAGCAACGGGTTTAG
- a CDS encoding ABC transporter ATP-binding protein — MLKIKNLRCCYGNIAVVHTVSLSVRQGELISIIGANGAGKSTLLAAVCGLLKNWSGEIEFKGQALKGMSAPAIVRQGISMVPEGRQIFSPLSVMDNLKMGAYTRFRKDGKSRVAEDLEMVIQMFPILKERAAQLAGTLSGGEQQMLAIGRALMARPALLVLDEPSMGLAPKIVEMIFSTIQDLSHSGVTILLVEQNARAALKISDRGYVLETGKMVLQGSADELLVDDDVKRAYLGKDYGDFLDERNQ; from the coding sequence ATGCTGAAAATTAAAAACTTAAGATGCTGTTACGGCAATATTGCCGTGGTTCACACCGTGAGCCTTTCGGTGAGACAAGGGGAGCTGATCTCCATCATCGGTGCCAATGGGGCAGGCAAAAGCACCCTTTTAGCAGCGGTCTGCGGCCTGTTAAAAAACTGGTCCGGAGAGATTGAGTTCAAAGGGCAAGCCCTTAAAGGCATGTCAGCCCCGGCCATTGTCAGACAGGGTATCAGCATGGTGCCCGAAGGCCGGCAGATATTTTCACCCCTAAGCGTTATGGACAACCTGAAAATGGGGGCATATACCCGGTTTCGAAAAGATGGGAAAAGCCGTGTGGCCGAAGACCTTGAGATGGTGATACAAATGTTTCCCATTTTAAAGGAACGGGCCGCCCAACTGGCCGGCACCCTGTCAGGCGGCGAGCAACAGATGCTTGCCATCGGCAGGGCGTTGATGGCGCGCCCTGCCCTGCTGGTGCTGGACGAACCCTCCATGGGCCTTGCCCCCAAAATTGTAGAGATGATCTTTTCCACAATCCAGGATCTGTCACACAGCGGCGTGACCATTCTCCTGGTGGAGCAGAATGCCAGGGCCGCTTTGAAAATTTCCGACCGGGGCTATGTGCTTGAAACAGGTAAAATGGTACTCCAGGGCAGCGCAGATGAACTTTTAGTGGACGACGATGTAAAGAGAGCCTACCTTGGCAAGGATTATGGCGACTTTTTGGACGAAAGGAATCAATAA
- a CDS encoding ABC transporter ATP-binding protein, producing MIWSQQTPGIRTEQILKVQDLTKMFGGVKAQDQISFSIEKGIVCGLIGPNGAGKTTLFNMITGIYRPDAGKVVFNGKDIKKTPVHRLVKAGVARTFQHVELFSSMTLLENIMVGMHVRTKAGFWAAVTRLPAMKKEERQSRQRAEELLEFTGLSADAHKEAGDLPVGRQKTAQIARALASDPLLLLLDEPAAGLNPVETHALGKLIQKIKQSGITMMLVEHDMSLVMEMSDKVVVLDQGKKLAEGTPRQIQNNEAVMSAYLGNG from the coding sequence ATGATATGGTCACAACAAACACCTGGTATCCGGACCGAACAAATCCTTAAGGTGCAGGATCTGACCAAGATGTTCGGTGGCGTCAAGGCCCAGGACCAAATCAGTTTTTCCATTGAAAAAGGCATCGTATGCGGACTGATCGGTCCCAACGGAGCCGGGAAGACCACGCTGTTCAACATGATTACCGGCATTTACCGCCCCGATGCCGGTAAGGTGGTCTTCAATGGAAAGGATATAAAAAAAACGCCCGTTCACAGACTGGTAAAAGCCGGGGTGGCCAGGACCTTCCAGCATGTGGAGCTGTTTTCATCCATGACCTTGCTGGAAAACATCATGGTGGGCATGCACGTACGCACCAAAGCAGGCTTCTGGGCGGCTGTCACCCGGCTTCCGGCTATGAAAAAAGAAGAGCGGCAATCCCGTCAGCGAGCCGAAGAACTGCTTGAATTCACAGGGCTTTCCGCAGATGCTCATAAAGAGGCAGGAGACCTGCCCGTAGGCCGGCAGAAAACCGCACAGATTGCCCGGGCACTGGCCTCTGACCCCCTTCTTCTTCTGCTTGACGAACCAGCGGCCGGATTGAACCCGGTTGAAACCCATGCCCTTGGCAAGCTGATCCAAAAAATCAAACAATCCGGGATCACCATGATGCTGGTGGAACATGACATGAGCCTGGTTATGGAGATGTCCGACAAGGTGGTTGTTCTGGACCAGGGAAAAAAACTGGCCGAAGGGACGCCCCGACAGATCCAAAACAATGAGGCAGTAATGTCAGCCTACTTAGGTAACGGGTAA